A region from the Triticum aestivum cultivar Chinese Spring chromosome 3D, IWGSC CS RefSeq v2.1, whole genome shotgun sequence genome encodes:
- the LOC123077563 gene encoding uncharacterized protein: MAVTTLQFVGAFLLPLLAVASSFDPFHRDAQRMDPMGGGRQQGPFIPHEYVRFADVKRQCRSVLSAAADLKFDANRAAALIPELSFVKGDWKQDVDGGAPLMPFDGTDAPEGGAAGAMADPLPLATFMLTHVDVALRGKTALNVSGVLGVAVSRNGTAPEMGPYVSPELKVWPGSTEMKILFEGVYTETGDGESVLCLVGEAVLPRRGKDAANPWDWAKNTDRNNFQPPITHNKNILLVLRYPTALTLTTRAVRGELTSTNGKSDAGYFGAVTLLSQLGAYSNYKFGSEELVSTACSPKPYRDDILGDGRGIYRGGSLCGILDLFTSEDVFAFVPNWKCNSTDALCRRLGPFETDKSVDATDGGFKDVSIVMQDIRCEPSTVPGERSAKVSAVFRAVAPWEHRYTAAKRSGLSGMTLAAEGVWRPTTGQLCMVGCLGVGKKACHSRVCLYVQTTFSATRRSVAVGQITRIDGKSGVAHSPLTFKRVVHPSELWNRFGVSGGAPLNMTYNYTKAKQAGEFLTRSEPFNFGTAIAKSLLSYPRLAGDLARDLSSLADELTLHVPAVPDPFPRERFERPFLQLEVLSLGPLVGRNSPGFPGGTDGPGKEPPSSEVQTERTTSLLNVSAELTLSGSPYVNVSALFLEGVYNPVDGRMYLIGCRSIHAPWRAFSAMGALEDGMDCSIEMRVDYPPTTAQWLINPTAKVHITSTRDAGDPLWFDATSLQTLPIMYREQRQDILSRRSVEGILRVATLATAIAAEFSQLMYIKANTDVMPYVSLVMLGVQALGYSMPLITGAEALFARIAAAGGSVDGVAPPSYVVDKSQLYWIIDCVVKILILAAFLLTLRLAQKVWRSRIRMLTRSPLEPGRVPSDRKVLLYSFGVHMLGFMVILGARYVSALGRPLRQEDSYMDARGRSHALRQWAVTLEEYVGLAQDFFLLPQVVGNVLWRISCRPLKKSYYVSVTAVRLLPHLYDYVRAAPAINPYFAEEYEFVNTSLDFYSAFGDVAIPLLALALAAAVYVQQRWNYKIISRTVKTQQKKLQHLGSRVYERLPSMSSGNFEAELVSGVNEAVGLVGPRRDASLG; encoded by the coding sequence ATGGCGGTGACCACCTTGCAGTTCGTCGGCGCGTTCTTGCTGCCGCTGCTTGCCGTGGCTTCGTCTTTTGATCCGTTCCACCGGGACGCGCAAAGGATGGATCCCATGGGCGGCGGGCGGCAGCAGGGGCCCTTCATCCCGCACGAGTACGTGCGTTTCGCCGACGTCAAGCGGCAGTGCCGGTCCGTGCTCTCTGCCGCTGCCGACCTCAAGTTCGACGCCAACCGCGCCGCTGCCCTCATTCCGGAGCTGTCTTTCGTGAAGGGGGACTGGAAGCAGGACGTCGACGGCGGCGCTCCGCTGATGCCGTTCGATGGCACCGACGCGCCCGAGGGCGGGGCGGCAGGGGCGATGGCTGACCCGTTGCCGCTCGCCACGTTCATGCTCACGCACGTCGACGTGGCGCTCCGTGGGAAGACGGCGCTCAACGtcagcggcgtcctcggcgtcgCCGTCTCCCGCAACGGCACCGCCCCGGAGATGGGCCCCTACGTGTCGCCGGAACTCAAAGTGTGGCCCGGGAGCACCGAGATGAAGATACTCTTCGAGGGCGTGTACACCGAGACGGGAGACGGCGAGAGCGTGCTGTGCCTGGTCGGCGAGGCTGTGCTCCCGCGGCGCGGCAAAGACGCCGCCAACCCGTGGGACTGGGCCAAGAACACCGACCGCAACAACTTTCAGCCGCCAATCACCCACAACAAGAACATCCTGCTCGTGCTCCGGTACCCCACCGCGCTGACCCTGACGACGCGGGCAGTTCGCGGCGAGCTCACGAGCACCAACGGCAAGTCGGACGCCGGCTACTTCGGCGCCGTCACGCTGCTGTCGCAGCTGGGCGCCTACTCCAACTACAAGTTCGGGTCAGAGGAGCTCGTGAGCACGGCGTGCAGCCCGAAACCTTACCGCGACGACATCCTCGGCGACGGCCGTGGGATATACAGAGGCGGCTCGCTGTGCGGCATCCTCGACCTGTTCACGTCGGAGGACGTGTTCGCCTTCGTGCCCAACTGGAAGTGCAACTCGACAGACGCTCTCTGCCGGCGGCTCGGGCCGTTCGAGACCGACAAGTCGGTGGACGCGACCGACGGCGGGTTCAAGGATGTCAGCATCGTCATGCAGGACATCCGGTGCGAGCCGAGCACCGTTCCTGGTGAGAGATCGGCCAAGGTCTCGGCGGTGTTCCGGGCCGTTGCACCGTGGGAGCACCGGTACACGGCGGCGAAGCGGAGCGGGCTCAGCGGCATGACGCTGGCCGCCGAGGGCGTGTGGCGCCCGACCACGGGCCAGCTCTGCATGGTGGGGTGCCTCGGCGTCGGCAAGAAGGCGTGCCACTCCCGCGTGTGCCTGTACGTGCAGACGACCTTCTCGGCCACCCGCCGAAGCGTCGCCGTCGGCCAAATCACCCGCATCGACGGCAAAAGCGGCGTCGCCCACTCGCCTTTGACGTTCAAACGGGTGGTGCACCCGTCGGAGCTGTGGAACCGGTTTGGCGTCTCGGGCGGCGCACCGCTGAACATGACGTACAACTACACCAAGGCCAAGCAAGCCGGGGAGTTCCTCACGCGCAGCGAGCCGTTCAACTTCGGCACTGCCATAGCCAAGTCTCTGCTGAGCTATCCGCGGTTGGCGGGTGACCTCGCCCGCGACCTGTCCAGCCTCGCCGACGAGCTCACCCTCCACGTGCCGGCCGTGCCCGACCCGTTCCCTCGCGAACGCTTCGAGCGGCCATTCCTTCAGCTGGAGGTGCTCTCGCTCGGGCCGCTCGTCGGCCGGAATTCGCCGGGGTTTCCAGGCGGCACGGATGGACCTGGCAAAGAACCCCCCTCCTCGGAAGTGCAGACGGAGAGGACGACGTCTCTCCTCAACGTGTCCGCGGAGCTCACGCTCTCCGGGAGCCCCTACGTGAACGTGTCGGCCCTGTTCCTGGAAGGCGTATACAACCCGGTGGACGGGCGGATGTACCTGATCGGGTGCCGGAGCATCCATGCGCCGTGGCGAGCCTTCTCGGCCATGGGAGCGCTAGAGGACGGCATGGACTGCTCGATCGAGATGAGGGTGGACTACCCGCCGACGACGGCGCAGTGGCTGATCAACCCCACCGCCAAGGTGCACATCACCAGCACGCGCGACGCCGGCGACCCTCTGTGGTTTGACGCGACGTCGCTCCAGACGCTGCCGATCATGTACCGGGAGCAGCGGCAGGACATCCTATCCCGGCGGAGCGTGGAGGGGATCCTCCGCGTGGCGACGCTGGCGACGGCCATCGCCGCCGAGTTCAGCCAGCTGATGTACATCAAGGCGAACACGGACGTGATGCCGTACGTGTCCCTGGTGATGCTGGGGGTGCAGGCGCTGGGGTACAGCATGCCGCTCATCACGGGCGCCGAGGCGCTGTTCGCCCGGATCGCCGCCGCGGGGGGCTCCGTGGACGGCGTGGCGCCGCCGTCGTACGTGGTGGACAAGAGCCAGCTGTACTGGATCATCGACTGCGTCGTGAAGATCCTCATCCTCGCCGCGTTCCTCCTGACGCTGCGGCTGGCGCAGAAGGTGTGGCGGTCGCGGATCCGGATGCTCACGCGCTCCCCGCTGGAGCCCGGCCGCGTGCCCAGCGACCGGAAGGTGCTGCTCTACAGCTTCGGCGTGCACATGCTGGGGTTCATGGTGATCCTGGGCGCCCGGTACGTGAGCGCGCTGGGGCGGCCGCTGCGGCAGGAGGACTCGTACATGGACGCCCGCGGCAGGTCGCACGCGCTCCGGCAGTGGGCGGTGACGCTGGAGGAGTACGTCGGGCTGGCCCAggacttcttcctcctcccgcaggtGGTCGGCAACGTGCTGTGGCGGATCAGCTGCCGGCCGCTGAAGAAGAGCTACTACGTGAGCGTGACGGCGGTGCGGCTGCTGCCGCACCTCTACGACTACGTCAGGGCGGCGCCGGCCATCAACCCCTACTTCGCGGAGGAGTACGAGTTCGTCAACACCAGCCTCGACTTCTACTCGGCGTTCGGCGACGTGGCCATCCCGCTGCTCGCCCTCGCGCTCGCCGCCGCGGTCTACGTGCAGCAGCGCTGGAACTACAAGATCATCAGCAGGACCGTGAAGACGCAGCAGAAGAAGCTGCAGCACCTCGGGTCCAGGGTCTACGAGCGGCTGCCGTCCATGTCGTCCGGCAACTTCGAGGCCGAGCTCGTCTCCGGCGTCAACGAGGCCGTTGGGCTCGTCGGGCCACGCCGGGACGCCAGCCTCGGATAA